The Mercenaria mercenaria strain notata chromosome 10, MADL_Memer_1, whole genome shotgun sequence genome contains a region encoding:
- the LOC123559731 gene encoding heat shock 70 kDa protein 12A-like, which produces MGKELFAVDVFAMSIKFMVDDMIAVVNQRLTGIIMETDIHWVLTVPAIWSDLAKQFMRHAAIKAGIATERLTIVLEPEAASLYCRHLPVVTTVTDGSSTISEFPTGTKYMVLDAGGGTIDITVQEVQSQYTLREVRAANGGDWGGTMVDKAFENFLIDLVGETVFTTFKHSETEDWLHLSRGFELKKQAAGIQSEGNVTMHFPVSLIDLFETENERKMNIKDAKVVSKYGKTIELKRDKLKISQSTVEKLFEDSIQQIVKHVQKLMRDERMAEVKAILMVGGYSESPLLQHAIKLAFSGIHIVIPQEASSAVLRGALIFGHNPATITERILKYTYGTDLYQPFLEGKHQETKRMMTDAGDCCAGIFGKLIEKELRVTPGETQVKRSFCALSKKQTGMYFNIFVSEESNPTYVDDKGCTKIGTIRIKFEEPDDLPGRTVNLTMLLGGTEIIVELEDEKSGNKVINTAEFWG; this is translated from the exons ATGGGAAAGGAACTTTTCGCTGTAGATGTGTTTGCAATGTCTATCAAATTTATGGTCGACGATATGATAGCTGTTGTCAATCAACGCCTGACTGGGATAATAATGGAGACTGACATCCACTGGGTGCTCACAGTACCAGCAATATGGTCCGATCTTGCAAAACAGTTTATGAGGCATGCTGCAATTAAG GCTGGTATAGCTACAGAAAGACTGACAATAGTCCTTGAACCGGAAGCTGCCTCGTTATACTGTCGACACCTTCCTGTAGTTACAACCGTTACTGATGGTAGTTCGACGATATCCGAATTCCCGACTGGAACAAAGTACATGGTTCTCGATGCTGGAG GGGGAACGATTGATATCACAGTTCAGGAAGTTCAAAGTCAATATACCTTAAGAGAAGTCAGAGCTGCAAATGGAGGCGACTGGGGAGGAACCATGGTAGATAAAGCGTTTGAAAACTTTCTCATTGACCTTGTTGGTGAAACTGTGTTCACAACTTTCAAACATTCAGAAACGGAAGACTGGCTTCATCTTAGTCGAGGgtttgaattaaaaaaacaagCAGCTGGAATACAATCGGAGGGAAACGTAACTATGCATTTCCCGGTGTCGCTTATTGATCTATTTGAAACGGAAAATGAGAGAAAAATGAATATCAAAGATGCGAAAGTAGTTTCAAAATATGGTAAAACAATAGAGCTGAAAAGAGACAAGTTGAAAATATCTCAGTCTACAGTAGAAAAGTTATTTGAAGACTCCATACAGCAAATAGTTAAGCATGTACAGAAATTGATGAGAGATGAAAGAATGGCAGAAGTCAAAGCCATACTCATGGTTGGTGGATACTCAGAGTCTCCTTTATTGCAACATGCAATCAAATTAGCATTTTCCGGAATCCATATTGTGATTCCACAAGAGGCGTCATCTGCTGTGTTGAGGGGAGCCTTGATTTTCGGTCACAATCCCGCGACAATAACCGAAAGGATACTTAAATATACATATGGTACAGATCTGTACCAGCCATTTCTGGAGGGAAAACACCAAGAGACCAAACGCATGATGACTGATGCAGGTGACTGCTGTGCCGGTATTTTCGGCAAACTTATAGAAAAGGAGTTGAGAGTGACGCCAGGTGAAACACAAGTAAAAAGAAGTTTTTGCGCTCTTAGCAAGAAACAAACTggtatgtattttaatattttcgttTCTGAAGAGAGCAATCCTACATATGTAGATGACAAAGGATGTACCAAAATCGGAACAATACGAATAAAGTTTGAAGAACCAGACGATTTACCCGGACGTACAGTCAATCTAACAATGTTGCTTGGCGGCACAGAAATCATTGTAGAATTAGAGGATGAAAAATCTGGAAACAAAGTAATAAATACAGCTGAGTTTTGGGGCTGA